In Desulfitibacter sp. BRH_c19, a single window of DNA contains:
- a CDS encoding methylornithine synthase PylB, translated as MDPKASLEQILDKADKNQFLSRNEIVYILTLNKKEELQKVYEKARELRNRYFSNKVFLYGFVYFSTWCRNDCAFCYYRKSNTQSQRYRKSNDEIMNTVLGLAESGVHLIDLTMGEDPKYHLNSGGFNSLMELIEDVKLQTKLPVMVSPGVVSEENLKKFVTLGADWYACYQETHNEELFKTLRINQSYEERLQSKIKAIAAGLLVEEGILTGVGDTAQDIALSMENMRNLGAHQVRVMSFVPQTGITMEAHSKTSPDTEIKVIALLRLLFPDKLIPASLDIDGIEGLRERLDAGANVITSIIPPMSGLAGVAQNSKDIKEGHRTVQGITPVLQEMGLKKASVEEYKNWVDEEKKKKVHNLPTGSVI; from the coding sequence ATTGATCCAAAAGCAAGCTTGGAGCAAATACTGGACAAGGCAGATAAAAACCAGTTTTTATCTAGAAATGAAATAGTTTATATTTTAACATTAAATAAAAAAGAAGAACTTCAAAAGGTTTACGAAAAAGCACGTGAATTACGTAATAGGTATTTTAGCAATAAAGTGTTTCTTTATGGCTTTGTTTATTTTTCAACTTGGTGTCGTAATGATTGTGCTTTTTGCTATTATAGAAAATCCAATACACAAAGTCAAAGGTACAGAAAATCCAATGATGAAATAATGAACACAGTACTGGGCCTTGCAGAATCTGGAGTTCATCTTATAGACTTAACAATGGGTGAAGACCCTAAATACCATTTAAATAGTGGTGGGTTTAATTCATTGATGGAATTAATTGAAGATGTCAAATTACAAACCAAGCTACCTGTTATGGTTTCTCCTGGTGTAGTTTCTGAAGAAAATCTCAAGAAATTTGTAACCTTAGGTGCAGATTGGTATGCTTGCTACCAAGAAACACATAATGAAGAATTATTTAAGACTCTGCGTATCAATCAGAGCTATGAGGAGAGGCTTCAAAGTAAAATAAAAGCTATTGCAGCAGGACTATTGGTGGAAGAAGGGATCTTAACAGGTGTAGGTGATACAGCCCAAGATATAGCCCTTTCGATGGAAAACATGAGAAATTTAGGAGCCCATCAGGTTCGTGTCATGAGCTTTGTTCCACAGACGGGAATTACTATGGAGGCCCATTCGAAAACTTCACCGGATACAGAGATTAAGGTAATTGCTCTTTTAAGACTTTTGTTTCCGGATAAGCTAATACCTGCTTCTCTTGATATTGATGGGATTGAAGGTTTACGGGAACGTCTAGATGCAGGAGCAAATGTAATTACCTCTATTATACCTCCAATGTCTGGGTTGGCTGGTGTGGCACAAAATAGCAAGGACATAAAGGAAGGCCATAGAACAGTTCAAGGAATTACTCCAGTTCTCCAAGAAATGGGTCTTAAAAAAGCCTCAGTAGAGGAATATAAAAACTGGGTAGATGAAGAGAAAAAGAAAAAAGTTCATAATTTGCCAACAGGGTCTGTCATATGA
- a CDS encoding Pyrrolysine--tRNA(Pyl) ligase yields MDIAWSKVQRQRLVELNADPSFLEHLFENTRARDKAFQELDKKLVTENKKNLFKLKTNEFRPLLCQLESKLTERLTQEGFVQVVTPHILPKEMLDKMTITSEHPLSNQVFWVDKNKCLRPMLAPNLYSLLRDLERIWEKPIKIFEIGTCFRKESQGANHLNEFTMLNLVELGELEGKQTERLKELAHIVMEAADITNYSLENCESEVYIETIDVVVNDLEIGSGAYGPHSLDNSWGIFDPWVGIGFGLERLVTVKKGFKNIRRTGRSISYLDGSRLNI; encoded by the coding sequence ATGGACATTGCTTGGAGTAAAGTTCAAAGGCAAAGACTAGTTGAATTAAATGCAGATCCTTCATTTTTGGAGCATCTTTTTGAGAATACAAGAGCAAGAGACAAGGCTTTTCAAGAACTCGATAAAAAGCTGGTAACAGAAAACAAGAAAAACTTATTTAAACTAAAAACTAATGAATTTCGTCCTTTACTTTGTCAACTAGAAAGTAAGCTTACTGAACGCCTTACACAGGAGGGCTTTGTACAGGTAGTTACTCCACATATTTTGCCAAAAGAAATGCTTGATAAAATGACCATCACAAGTGAACATCCTCTGTCAAATCAGGTATTCTGGGTAGACAAAAACAAATGTCTCCGTCCCATGCTTGCTCCTAATCTCTATTCTCTATTGAGAGACTTAGAGCGAATATGGGAAAAACCTATTAAAATTTTTGAGATTGGTACATGCTTTCGCAAAGAATCTCAGGGAGCAAACCATTTAAATGAGTTTACCATGCTTAATCTTGTTGAATTGGGAGAGCTCGAGGGGAAACAAACCGAGAGGCTCAAAGAGCTTGCACATATTGTCATGGAAGCAGCAGATATAACAAATTATAGTCTGGAGAACTGCGAATCAGAAGTCTATATTGAGACTATCGATGTAGTCGTAAATGATTTGGAAATAGGATCAGGAGCCTATGGACCTCATTCCTTGGACAATAGCTGGGGTATATTTGACCCCTGGGTAGGAATAGGTTTTGGCTTAGAAAGATTGGTAACTGTTAAAAAAGGTTTTAAAAATATTCGAAGGACTGGGCGAAGTATTTCATACCTTGATGGGTCCCGTTTAAATATTTAA